The following are encoded in a window of Rhodothermaceae bacterium genomic DNA:
- a CDS encoding 30S ribosomal protein S1, with translation MSEEKQAIVEDSVNAESPEPKIEENNASAPPSSADQSLEPDPSTTVDTADSKPAEPSEVAIAVETVTETPEESTESETPSDAAVDTSAAETSEESTESEDEAPSDTTEVADETALEPSDAASGDEEVAESPEEPQDAEPSTPEDIGEEPLRVGYTGEILGEVIPLSSLDAQAGTTDEEQAEAEELIKLIDSSLSKVSKDEIVTGRIISISDKDVVIDIGFKSDGVIPKSEFSGELKVGDEVEVYLERIENYHGQLVLSKERAEKVRRWEQVEDAFKNGTVLEGTIVRRIKGGMLVHLIDGLEAFLPGSQIDMRPVRDFDSYLDRKMQFKIVKINAENENVVVSHKALIERELASQRESILSTMETGQVLEGIAKNITDFGVFVDLGGVDGLLHITDLTWGRVSHPTEVVSLDEELKVVVLEYDKERQRISLGLKQLQPHPWENIEERYKPGDIVEGKVVSITDYGAFLELEQGIEGLVHVSEMSWTGHIRHPSQRVSLGQVVKVSVLSIDHDMKKISLGMKQFEVNPWEGIATRYPPGTVLRGRVRNITHFGAFVEIEQGIDGLVHVSDLSWTKTIRHPSELIKKRQELSVVVLDVDEKRQRIALGHKQIETNPWTNLATVYETGTDHQAKVVRIERNGLTVELPLEVEAFVPSNELKNKHESGFPPYQEGDELDLRVIRLDVSQKEIVMSETARQRQEQAQERQKEEHAKRAQRRSEEKAVRQHTKREQAASGPTTIGELSGLESLKAKLEEQEKASSTKASEEEASDTEASETKASEKETSAAEVPEVKASEEEAPDTEASETKASEKETSAA, from the coding sequence ATGTCAGAAGAAAAACAAGCAATCGTAGAGGACTCTGTCAACGCGGAAAGTCCAGAGCCAAAGATAGAAGAGAATAATGCCAGTGCACCGCCAAGTTCGGCGGATCAGTCATTGGAGCCTGATCCCAGTACTACCGTCGATACAGCTGATAGTAAACCCGCGGAACCCTCTGAGGTGGCTATTGCTGTAGAGACCGTTACGGAAACACCGGAGGAATCAACTGAATCGGAGACGCCTTCTGATGCTGCCGTAGATACGTCAGCGGCAGAAACATCCGAGGAGTCAACTGAATCGGAAGACGAAGCACCTTCCGATACGACGGAGGTCGCAGATGAGACAGCTTTAGAGCCCTCGGATGCTGCCTCCGGTGACGAGGAGGTCGCCGAATCTCCTGAGGAGCCTCAAGACGCGGAGCCTTCCACCCCGGAAGATATTGGTGAAGAGCCACTCAGGGTAGGATATACAGGAGAAATTCTCGGAGAAGTCATCCCACTTTCCAGCCTAGACGCACAGGCGGGAACCACCGATGAGGAGCAGGCCGAAGCAGAAGAGCTGATCAAACTTATTGATAGTTCACTCAGCAAAGTCTCGAAAGATGAGATTGTAACGGGACGAATTATTTCGATCAGTGACAAAGATGTCGTGATCGATATTGGGTTCAAAAGTGATGGCGTGATCCCCAAGAGCGAATTTTCAGGTGAGTTGAAGGTCGGGGATGAGGTTGAGGTATATCTTGAGCGGATTGAAAACTATCATGGCCAACTCGTTCTCAGTAAAGAAAGGGCAGAGAAAGTTCGACGTTGGGAGCAGGTAGAGGATGCGTTCAAAAACGGAACTGTGTTGGAAGGGACGATCGTCCGGCGGATTAAAGGTGGCATGCTGGTGCATCTGATTGATGGGTTGGAAGCGTTTTTGCCCGGATCTCAGATTGACATGCGTCCTGTGAGAGATTTTGATTCATACTTGGATCGCAAGATGCAATTCAAAATCGTCAAGATTAATGCCGAGAACGAGAATGTGGTCGTTTCCCATAAAGCATTGATTGAGCGTGAGCTCGCCTCTCAGCGAGAGAGCATTCTTTCCACCATGGAGACGGGGCAGGTCCTGGAGGGAATTGCCAAGAACATCACAGACTTTGGGGTATTCGTCGATCTGGGAGGAGTTGACGGTCTTCTTCATATCACAGACCTCACCTGGGGCCGTGTCTCCCATCCAACCGAGGTTGTCTCACTCGACGAGGAGTTGAAAGTTGTTGTGCTTGAGTACGACAAGGAACGTCAGCGTATTTCATTGGGTCTGAAGCAGTTACAGCCTCATCCATGGGAGAATATCGAAGAGCGCTACAAGCCGGGGGATATTGTGGAAGGCAAAGTCGTCTCCATCACGGACTATGGTGCCTTTCTTGAGCTTGAGCAGGGTATTGAAGGGTTGGTGCATGTCTCAGAGATGAGTTGGACCGGACATATCCGCCATCCATCGCAGCGGGTTTCATTGGGACAGGTCGTGAAAGTCTCTGTCTTGAGTATAGACCACGATATGAAGAAAATCTCGCTCGGGATGAAGCAGTTCGAGGTCAATCCTTGGGAAGGTATTGCAACGCGCTATCCTCCCGGGACGGTGCTTCGAGGCCGTGTACGCAACATCACTCACTTTGGAGCTTTCGTTGAAATTGAGCAGGGGATTGACGGGTTGGTACATGTATCCGATCTATCCTGGACCAAAACGATCCGCCACCCTAGTGAATTAATTAAGAAAAGGCAGGAACTCTCGGTTGTTGTTCTGGATGTGGATGAGAAGCGTCAGCGGATTGCTCTAGGACATAAGCAGATTGAGACGAATCCATGGACCAATCTCGCAACGGTTTATGAGACTGGGACGGACCATCAGGCAAAGGTTGTACGGATTGAGCGTAATGGCCTAACGGTGGAGTTGCCTCTTGAAGTTGAGGCTTTTGTACCCAGCAATGAGCTCAAGAACAAGCACGAGAGTGGGTTCCCACCATATCAAGAAGGAGATGAGTTGGATCTCCGAGTGATTCGACTGGATGTGAGCCAAAAAGAAATCGTGATGAGTGAAACTGCCAGACAGAGGCAGGAGCAGGCTCAAGAACGCCAGAAAGAGGAGCACGCTAAGCGTGCGCAGCGTCGATCGGAAGAGAAGGCGGTTCGTCAACATACGAAGCGTGAGCAGGCAGCGAGTGGTCCCACTACGATTGGAGAACTCAGTGGACTTGAATCACTGAAGGCAAAGTTGGAGGAGCAGGAAAAGGCATCCAGTACGAAGGCTTCTGAGGAAGAAGCATCCGATACAGAAGCTTCAGAGACGAAGGCTTCTGAGAAAGAGACGTCCGCTGCGGAAGTGCCGGAGGTGAAGGCTTCTGAGGAAGAAGCACCCGATACAGAAGCTTCAGAGACGAAGGCTTCTGAGAAAGAGACGTCCGCTGCGGA
- a CDS encoding (d)CMP kinase, with protein MIVAIDGTAASGKSTMAHQVAEVSGFVFMDSGVMYRAVAFGFLKHDIESTERGAAAYLPTMNLEVNCIQSRTKVYVDEEDVSSRLHTSRITEMSSRIAMLRGVREFLLGVQHGIGDRFDEDPGVVAVGRDIGTVVFPDAKWKFFVTASPEVRARRRLAELSQTGIETSFQEVCDAIIERDRQDSQRVIAPLKKASDAIVINTDDLTPDEQAAIVLEYILER; from the coding sequence GTGATTGTAGCAATTGACGGTACGGCTGCGTCGGGTAAGAGTACCATGGCGCATCAGGTTGCTGAAGTCTCGGGATTCGTATTCATGGATTCTGGTGTGATGTATAGGGCAGTGGCGTTTGGGTTCCTTAAGCACGATATAGAAAGTACCGAGCGCGGTGCTGCGGCCTATCTACCAACGATGAACTTAGAAGTCAATTGTATTCAATCCCGTACGAAGGTTTACGTTGACGAGGAAGACGTATCCTCCCGGCTTCATACCTCCCGGATCACAGAAATGTCCAGTCGGATCGCGATGCTGAGGGGCGTCCGGGAATTTTTGCTGGGCGTCCAACATGGGATCGGGGATCGCTTCGATGAAGATCCGGGGGTGGTTGCAGTTGGTCGAGACATTGGAACGGTGGTCTTCCCGGATGCGAAATGGAAATTCTTCGTCACAGCTTCTCCCGAAGTACGAGCCCGTCGCCGACTTGCCGAGCTTTCTCAAACAGGGATTGAGACCTCCTTTCAGGAAGTCTGCGATGCAATTATTGAGCGGGATCGTCAGGATTCACAACGCGTGATCGCACCCCTCAAAAAAGCGTCCGATGCAATCGTAATCAATACGGATGATCTGACTCCCGATGAGCAGGCAGCTATCGTACTCGAATATATCTTGGAACGATAA
- a CDS encoding RNA methyltransferase, producing MRKLRHEEIDRPSADQVRLLPRHPVTVVLNNIRSVHNVGSIFRSSDGALVERILLTGITATPENPQMHKTALGAQDTVPWSYEPDATVVIDHLRSLGYTIAVLELTDSSIPVSAVSHDYFPLCLVIGNELSGVDQSLINQADYALEIPQYGAKQSLNVAVAYGIVIFDLIKILRNK from the coding sequence ATGCGAAAACTCCGTCATGAAGAAATTGATCGACCATCTGCCGATCAGGTCCGGTTGCTGCCACGTCACCCGGTCACCGTTGTGCTGAACAATATACGATCAGTCCACAATGTAGGCTCCATCTTTCGCAGCTCGGATGGTGCCCTTGTTGAACGTATACTCCTCACGGGAATTACGGCAACTCCCGAGAATCCTCAAATGCACAAGACTGCCCTCGGTGCCCAGGACACGGTGCCTTGGAGCTACGAACCAGACGCAACGGTTGTAATTGATCATTTACGCAGCTTGGGCTATACCATCGCTGTCTTGGAACTTACCGATTCTTCCATACCCGTTTCCGCGGTCTCCCATGACTATTTTCCGCTTTGTCTGGTCATCGGTAACGAGCTCTCCGGGGTAGACCAGTCCCTGATCAATCAGGCAGACTATGCCTTGGAGATCCCACAATATGGTGCCAAGCAGTCCCTGAATGTGGCCGTCGCCTACGGCATCGTTATCTTCGACCTCATTAAGATCCTGCGGAATAAGTGA
- the scpA gene encoding methylmalonyl-CoA mutase encodes MRPDFASIPFQRSKTSSGIEPETSEKSLQYGAADMEAFEHLDYAAGIPPFLRGPYASMYTMRPWTIRQYAGFSTAEESNTFYKNALAAGQRGLSVAFDLPTHRGYDSDHAFVHGDVGQAGVAIDSVEDMRILFADIPLENMSVSMTMNGAVLPIMAFFIVAAEEFGVQPNQLSGTIQNDILKEFMVRNTYIYPPAPSMRIAGDIIEWCAHKMPRFNPVSVSGYHMHEAGAPADLELAYTLANGLEYVRTGLDRGLEIDSFAPRLSFFFGIGMDHFTEIAKLRAARLLWARLMQSFAPRNPRSMALRMHCQTSGYSLTAQDPHNNVARTTLEALSAVCGQTQSLHTNALDEALALPSTHAARVARNTQLILREESRLTRTIDLWGGSYLVEHLTHALTHQAWKHIREIESMGGMTKAIATGFPKMRIEEAAAAKQAHIDRGDEIIVGVNAFQSGANTEIPLLRVDNAEVLANQSRRLEELKKSRDMTKVRASLENLHAAASQKNLNLLDAAVEAARDRATLGEISSALETVFGRYTAHNETVTGIYSAVMETDQATDRARFLADQFADRSGRRPRILVAKLGLDGHDRGARAIATAFADLGFDVDVGPLFQSPEEVARQAIENDVHITGISSLAGAHRTLVPEFMKILEQHHRADIEVVVGGIIPAEDYPLLHQSGVREIFGPGTVIAEAAITILHRLLDDHAPKS; translated from the coding sequence ATGCGGCCTGATTTTGCATCCATCCCCTTCCAGCGATCCAAGACCTCTTCTGGGATTGAGCCTGAGACCAGCGAAAAAAGCCTCCAGTATGGCGCCGCCGACATGGAAGCATTTGAGCATCTGGATTATGCTGCAGGCATCCCCCCCTTCCTGCGCGGCCCCTATGCATCCATGTACACGATGCGCCCATGGACGATCCGGCAATATGCCGGATTTTCCACGGCAGAAGAATCCAACACTTTTTACAAAAATGCGCTCGCGGCAGGCCAACGCGGGCTCTCGGTCGCCTTTGATCTCCCGACACACAGAGGATATGACTCCGACCATGCATTCGTCCATGGTGATGTTGGACAGGCGGGAGTTGCAATTGACAGTGTTGAGGACATGCGGATCCTGTTTGCAGATATTCCGCTTGAAAATATGAGCGTGTCCATGACCATGAACGGTGCGGTGTTGCCCATCATGGCATTTTTCATCGTAGCGGCAGAGGAATTCGGGGTGCAACCCAACCAGCTTAGCGGTACGATTCAGAACGACATTCTGAAAGAATTCATGGTGCGCAACACCTATATCTACCCGCCCGCACCTTCCATGCGTATTGCAGGGGACATTATTGAATGGTGTGCCCATAAGATGCCCCGCTTCAATCCCGTATCTGTCAGCGGGTACCACATGCACGAAGCCGGAGCGCCAGCTGACCTGGAGCTTGCCTACACACTTGCCAACGGACTCGAATACGTACGCACCGGTCTTGATCGCGGCCTGGAGATTGATTCCTTCGCACCGAGACTCTCCTTTTTCTTCGGGATTGGCATGGATCATTTTACGGAGATTGCCAAGCTCCGGGCCGCCCGTTTGCTCTGGGCTAGACTCATGCAGTCATTTGCTCCCCGGAACCCGAGGTCCATGGCCCTGCGCATGCATTGCCAGACCTCAGGCTACAGCCTTACTGCACAGGATCCCCACAATAATGTAGCTCGTACGACCCTTGAGGCACTCTCTGCCGTTTGCGGCCAAACCCAATCGCTACACACGAATGCACTGGATGAAGCACTTGCACTTCCTTCAACACACGCGGCCAGAGTTGCCCGCAATACGCAGCTGATTCTGCGGGAGGAATCGAGGCTGACCCGCACGATTGACCTCTGGGGAGGCTCCTACCTGGTTGAGCATCTAACTCATGCATTAACGCATCAGGCCTGGAAGCATATTCGAGAAATTGAGTCAATGGGAGGCATGACGAAGGCCATTGCGACCGGCTTTCCTAAGATGAGGATCGAGGAAGCCGCGGCCGCCAAACAGGCACACATTGATCGGGGGGACGAAATCATTGTCGGCGTGAATGCCTTCCAATCCGGGGCAAATACCGAGATCCCGCTACTTCGAGTCGACAATGCGGAAGTTCTCGCCAATCAGTCCCGCCGATTAGAAGAACTGAAGAAATCCAGGGATATGACAAAGGTACGTGCGTCTCTGGAAAACCTACACGCTGCCGCATCCCAAAAGAACTTAAATTTACTGGACGCCGCAGTAGAGGCAGCGCGGGATCGTGCGACGCTGGGAGAGATCTCCAGTGCCCTCGAAACCGTATTTGGCCGTTACACTGCCCACAACGAAACCGTTACCGGTATTTACTCTGCCGTTATGGAAACCGATCAAGCTACTGATCGCGCCCGCTTCCTTGCAGATCAGTTTGCAGACCGCTCAGGACGCCGACCGCGGATCTTGGTCGCAAAGCTTGGCCTGGACGGGCACGACCGTGGGGCACGGGCGATTGCCACGGCATTTGCCGACCTGGGATTTGACGTTGATGTGGGACCGCTCTTTCAATCCCCTGAAGAAGTGGCTCGCCAAGCGATTGAGAACGATGTCCATATTACGGGAATTTCCAGTCTTGCTGGCGCTCATAGAACGCTTGTACCTGAGTTCATGAAGATTTTGGAGCAGCATCACCGGGCCGACATTGAAGTCGTTGTCGGAGGAATCATTCCAGCCGAGGACTACCCCTTACTTCACCAATCGGGGGTCCGTGAAATTTTCGGCCCTGGAACCGTCATCGCAGAGGCAGCAATTACGATTCTGCACCGTTTACTGGATGATCATGCTCCGAAATCCTGA
- the meaB gene encoding methylmalonyl Co-A mutase-associated GTPase MeaB: protein MIMLRNPEIESLAEGILAGDRMSLSQGITLLESTLEADWETSERLLSSLLPRTDTALRVAVTGAPGVGKSTFIEALGMHLVESGNKVAVLTIDPSSPRTGGSILGDKTRMPRLAKHPDSFIRPSPSGTITGGLAHATRSAILLCNAAGYNPILVETVGTGQGEYAARQTVDVVLLLVLAHAGDELQGIKRGILETADLIAVSKADGPLKEKASLTAKTYRRALALSPNRSAIPKVMISSALENTGTADIWDAIKEFEHTARKNGQLDRRRHEQIKFAIFEAAKELFLTRFSKSKDLQHELQQLQKQVIQGECTVNEAAHILLRDL from the coding sequence ATGATCATGCTCCGAAATCCTGAAATTGAATCATTGGCGGAGGGGATTCTTGCTGGGGATCGCATGAGCCTCAGCCAGGGGATTACACTTCTCGAAAGTACATTGGAGGCGGACTGGGAAACATCGGAACGTCTACTCAGCTCTCTGCTTCCCAGAACGGATACCGCGCTCCGCGTTGCAGTCACTGGTGCTCCGGGAGTCGGGAAAAGCACGTTCATTGAGGCACTTGGGATGCATCTGGTTGAGTCTGGAAACAAGGTTGCTGTCCTGACGATTGATCCATCCAGCCCCCGAACCGGTGGGAGTATTCTAGGTGATAAAACACGTATGCCCCGGCTTGCAAAACATCCTGACTCATTCATTCGCCCCTCCCCTTCTGGAACCATCACGGGTGGGCTTGCCCACGCCACACGCTCTGCAATCCTTCTTTGCAATGCTGCGGGATATAACCCTATCCTGGTTGAGACGGTCGGTACCGGCCAGGGGGAGTATGCCGCACGGCAGACAGTTGACGTGGTCCTTTTACTGGTACTGGCACATGCCGGCGACGAACTACAGGGAATCAAACGCGGCATTCTTGAGACCGCAGATCTCATTGCCGTCTCCAAGGCAGATGGCCCCCTGAAAGAGAAGGCCTCCCTTACTGCCAAAACCTACCGGCGTGCACTTGCCCTTTCTCCAAACCGCTCCGCCATTCCCAAAGTCATGATCAGCAGTGCACTCGAAAATACCGGGACTGCAGATATCTGGGATGCAATTAAGGAATTTGAGCACACAGCAAGAAAAAACGGACAACTCGATCGAAGGCGGCATGAGCAGATCAAATTTGCGATCTTTGAAGCCGCAAAAGAACTCTTTTTGACACGCTTCAGCAAATCTAAAGATCTTCAGCATGAACTGCAGCAACTTCAGAAACAAGTCATCCAGGGCGAGTGCACGGTCAACGAGGCAGCTCACATTTTACTTCGTGATCTATGA
- a CDS encoding glutamine--tRNA ligase/YqeY domain fusion protein, whose translation MAQSSTTSDFIRTIINRDLDAGTHERIVVRFPPEPNGFLHIGHAKSSTLNFGLAAEYGGQCHLRFDDTNPETEDQKYVDAIKRDLRWLGFDWGEHEYYASDYFETLYEWACQLIQKGLAYVDDSPENIIRGMRGTVTSPGSHSPYRDRSPQENLDRFEAMRMGQFDDGACVLRAKIDMAHPNMKMRDPLMYRVRHATHYRRGDQWCIYPFYDWAHGQSDAIEGITHSICTLEFSTNRVLYDWYLDALEIDPRPRQYEFARLNLEYSVTSKRKLLDLVQEHVVDGWSDPRMPTLAGLRRRGIRPEAVRTFCESVGTTKVDSTHDPSLLEYCIRDNLNQHAPRIHCVQDPLPVTLTNLPEDHEENIQAPYWPHDIPRTGTRSLPFSNKILIERSDFSDDPPKGFRRLTPGGIVRLRHAYIIRCTHVEKNDHGQAVHLHCELIEGARSGTNSSHTSQPKPQGTIHWVDAKRSLPITVREYHYLLSVPTSEGEIWADLNPSSLIEHSHAHIEPSVANDPLDQRYQFARLGYYWRDPKFIEESQPVFNCIVPLRDSSSKAKSKPAVAAVEKSKPQSTQRPLTPDEKQWLQRSGLNAATGLAIYQVPGAPAFFEEASESAPPASVGNWMANQLLPALKDRSLSGLPFGPNKFSQLVQLVDCGVASSHETREVLKLMLTTDESPTELLAHVQDSIVSDPDALKKMIADVLDEYSDRVQAYAAGKVGLLSFFVGQVMKRSHGKANPKQVQMLVSEELARITS comes from the coding sequence ATGGCACAATCATCAACTACTAGCGATTTTATCCGAACGATCATCAACAGGGACCTTGATGCAGGGACACATGAACGCATCGTTGTGCGATTTCCACCCGAACCGAATGGATTTCTGCATATTGGGCACGCAAAGAGCAGCACCCTGAATTTCGGGTTGGCCGCCGAGTACGGCGGTCAATGTCACTTACGTTTTGATGACACAAACCCCGAAACAGAAGACCAGAAATACGTTGACGCCATCAAGCGAGATCTACGATGGCTGGGCTTCGATTGGGGCGAGCACGAGTACTACGCCTCCGATTACTTTGAGACGCTGTATGAGTGGGCATGCCAACTTATCCAAAAGGGGTTGGCATACGTCGATGATTCTCCAGAAAATATTATCCGGGGAATGCGGGGCACCGTTACTTCTCCTGGGAGCCATAGCCCGTATCGTGACCGCTCACCGCAAGAAAACCTGGATCGGTTCGAAGCCATGCGTATGGGGCAGTTTGACGATGGTGCCTGTGTCCTTCGTGCCAAGATTGACATGGCACATCCAAACATGAAAATGCGCGACCCACTCATGTATCGTGTTCGACATGCGACACATTACCGCAGAGGGGATCAGTGGTGCATCTATCCATTCTATGACTGGGCACATGGACAATCGGATGCGATTGAGGGAATCACACATTCGATCTGTACTCTTGAGTTTTCTACCAACCGTGTCCTCTACGACTGGTATCTGGATGCTCTTGAGATTGACCCCCGCCCTCGGCAATACGAGTTTGCGAGGCTGAATCTAGAATACAGCGTGACCTCAAAGCGCAAGTTGTTGGACCTAGTCCAAGAACATGTTGTAGATGGCTGGAGTGATCCGCGCATGCCCACTCTGGCCGGACTCAGACGAAGGGGGATACGTCCCGAAGCAGTCCGGACATTTTGTGAATCGGTTGGAACGACCAAGGTTGACAGCACACACGATCCCTCCCTCCTGGAATACTGCATTCGGGATAACCTGAATCAGCATGCCCCACGCATTCATTGTGTCCAGGATCCTCTCCCGGTCACACTGACGAACTTGCCGGAAGATCATGAAGAGAATATCCAGGCCCCCTACTGGCCTCACGATATTCCGCGTACAGGTACTCGCTCCCTCCCGTTCTCTAACAAAATTTTGATTGAGCGGAGTGATTTTTCCGACGATCCACCGAAAGGCTTCCGAAGATTGACTCCGGGTGGGATTGTTCGGTTGCGCCATGCATACATCATCCGCTGTACCCATGTAGAGAAAAATGATCATGGACAGGCAGTTCACTTGCACTGTGAACTGATCGAAGGTGCGCGAAGTGGAACGAATTCTTCGCATACTTCTCAGCCGAAACCCCAAGGGACCATCCACTGGGTGGATGCCAAGCGGTCCCTGCCGATCACGGTCCGGGAATATCACTACTTATTATCTGTGCCCACATCAGAAGGGGAGATCTGGGCCGACCTCAATCCTTCTTCTCTCATCGAGCATAGCCATGCACATATTGAGCCGAGTGTGGCGAATGACCCGCTTGATCAGAGGTACCAGTTCGCCCGCCTTGGATATTACTGGCGCGATCCAAAATTCATTGAGGAATCCCAGCCCGTCTTTAATTGCATTGTCCCCCTTCGGGACTCCTCATCGAAAGCAAAAAGCAAACCAGCTGTGGCCGCAGTCGAAAAAAGTAAACCCCAGAGCACTCAGCGCCCCTTGACACCGGACGAGAAACAGTGGCTGCAGCGAAGTGGACTGAATGCGGCAACAGGTCTGGCCATTTATCAGGTACCGGGCGCACCGGCATTCTTTGAAGAAGCTTCGGAATCCGCCCCACCCGCGTCTGTCGGAAACTGGATGGCGAATCAGCTTCTGCCCGCTCTAAAAGATCGTTCGCTCTCGGGCCTTCCTTTTGGACCGAATAAGTTCTCACAGTTAGTCCAGTTGGTTGACTGTGGGGTTGCCAGCTCGCACGAAACCCGTGAAGTACTCAAGCTCATGCTTACCACCGATGAATCTCCCACTGAGCTGCTTGCCCACGTGCAGGATTCAATTGTGAGCGACCCCGATGCACTCAAAAAAATGATTGCTGATGTTCTGGACGAATATAGCGACCGCGTACAGGCTTACGCGGCCGGTAAGGTTGGACTACTCAGCTTTTTTGTGGGACAGGTCATGAAGCGCTCGCATGGAAAAGCGAACCCAAAACAGGTTCAGATGCTGGTTTCCGAGGAACTTGCCCGAATCACCTCGTGA
- a CDS encoding ACT domain-containing protein: protein MVLIEYPEPFAVLRFPPASKIPVWAERGPFTSITRTPQELAVICQESQIPPEQAAERGWYLMGCQGPLDFSAVGIMAELAGTLADADLSILTIATYDTDYFLIRDLNRARTALREAGHEVIRASSSETSI from the coding sequence ATGGTGCTAATAGAATATCCAGAGCCTTTTGCAGTACTCCGCTTTCCACCTGCAAGCAAAATTCCCGTGTGGGCAGAACGAGGACCGTTTACATCAATCACACGAACACCACAAGAGCTTGCTGTGATTTGTCAGGAGTCCCAGATTCCACCAGAGCAGGCTGCAGAGCGCGGATGGTATCTGATGGGTTGTCAGGGTCCATTGGATTTTTCCGCTGTAGGGATTATGGCTGAGCTTGCGGGGACACTGGCGGATGCAGATCTCTCAATCCTAACGATTGCAACCTATGACACAGATTATTTTTTGATTCGAGATCTGAATCGGGCCCGCACTGCACTTCGAGAAGCCGGTCACGAGGTGATTCGGGCAAGTTCCTCGGAAACCAGCATCTGA
- a CDS encoding glutamate--tRNA ligase: MVGTQEFNRSSIRVRFAPSPTGYLHIGGLRTALYCYLFARSQGGHLVLRIEDTDRARFVADAENDIAQALWWCGLEVNEGPEQGGSYGPYRQSERQSLYVKYAESLVASGHAYYAFDSPDSIAALRKTNAAYGIGTRRQMDNSLTQSGDVVQRRLDAKEEHVIRLRVPENETVQFHDLIKGTVKVSSESIDDQVLIKSDGMPTYHLANVVDDHHMAISHVIRGDEWIPSTPKHILLYKMLGWQPPKMAHLPLILSPTGGKLSKRSAERQGIPINVRDYRARGFEPEAVVNFLAFLGWNPGSEEEVFGLKDLEQVFSLERVGSAPAQFDLNKLNWFNGQHLRRLDIEALANRALPFLEAHGIQVQDHRFLQEVCLLVRDRMEHAEDLSTRFSYCFVDPERFDPAGVKKRWKADAADLVQGYADRLEAIKSFDEETLQTELRALAEERGVGAGRIIHPVRLAVSGTTAGPSLFALLHVLGRDTCVRRLRNAVHLLD; this comes from the coding sequence ATCGTGGGTACGCAAGAATTCAATCGCTCGTCAATCCGTGTTAGATTTGCTCCAAGCCCCACAGGTTATCTGCACATTGGGGGCCTAAGGACCGCGCTTTATTGCTACCTGTTTGCGCGCAGCCAGGGAGGTCATCTGGTTCTTCGCATAGAAGACACCGATCGTGCACGGTTTGTCGCCGATGCAGAGAATGATATCGCTCAGGCATTATGGTGGTGTGGGTTGGAGGTTAATGAGGGGCCGGAACAGGGAGGTAGCTATGGTCCCTATCGCCAGTCAGAGCGCCAGTCTCTGTATGTGAAATACGCAGAGTCGCTAGTGGCCTCCGGGCATGCTTATTATGCGTTTGATTCTCCAGATTCGATTGCTGCACTCCGGAAAACCAATGCGGCGTACGGTATAGGGACGCGGCGTCAAATGGATAACAGCCTGACTCAATCCGGTGACGTTGTTCAACGGCGGTTGGATGCAAAAGAAGAGCATGTCATTCGACTGCGTGTTCCTGAAAACGAAACAGTGCAGTTCCATGATCTCATCAAAGGGACTGTAAAGGTCTCTTCTGAAAGCATTGATGATCAAGTTCTGATCAAGTCGGATGGCATGCCGACCTATCATTTAGCGAATGTAGTGGATGACCACCATATGGCGATTTCTCATGTAATCCGAGGTGATGAGTGGATTCCTTCTACACCCAAACATATTCTGCTTTACAAGATGCTTGGCTGGCAGCCGCCCAAGATGGCGCATTTGCCGTTGATTTTGAGCCCAACTGGCGGAAAACTCTCCAAGCGGAGTGCTGAGCGACAAGGGATTCCAATCAATGTGCGGGATTATCGTGCACGTGGGTTCGAGCCTGAGGCTGTCGTGAATTTTCTTGCTTTCCTGGGATGGAATCCCGGATCGGAAGAGGAAGTTTTCGGGCTCAAAGATTTAGAGCAGGTATTCAGCCTGGAACGGGTTGGTTCAGCACCAGCACAATTCGACCTGAATAAGCTGAACTGGTTCAATGGCCAACATCTTCGACGTTTGGATATCGAAGCACTTGCCAATCGGGCTCTGCCATTTCTTGAAGCACACGGTATTCAGGTCCAGGATCATCGCTTTTTGCAGGAGGTGTGCCTTCTGGTTCGCGACCGAATGGAGCACGCGGAGGATCTCTCCACTCGATTCAGCTACTGCTTTGTAGATCCAGAAAGGTTTGATCCGGCTGGTGTCAAAAAACGGTGGAAGGCAGATGCAGCAGACTTGGTACAGGGGTACGCCGACCGCCTGGAGGCAATTAAATCGTTTGACGAAGAAACGCTTCAAACGGAACTGAGAGCGTTAGCAGAGGAGCGTGGAGTAGGAGCGGGGCGGATCATCCATCCGGTGCGGCTTGCAGTCAGCGGAACTACTGCTGGGCCAAGCCTCTTCGCACTTCTTCATGTACTAGGTCGGGATACATGTGTCCGACGCCTACGGAATGCAGTCCACCTTCTGGACTGA